Proteins co-encoded in one Haladaptatus sp. ZSTT2 genomic window:
- a CDS encoding DUF7537 family lipoprotein: MNRSVFATVLMGLVVVLAGCSGGVTDNTTTTAGAGNDVTTTTQTTALGEPYTASGDELDATTLAAAHEAALKNAGSFTNQLNISVDTTNGTLDLNATTRANLNDGTASQTNLLAFEEFRFESTVYTAGSSSYERTYFQSNDSEYTEYRQGSEPYSNIEEAEPVDVNDAMQIDIVTDTVDGADWTQVGVEQFDGVSVTRYEAKGVESFKDLREDIDPASNQTITNAEAVLLVDENGIARFIEIRFEVEDDDVSGTIYLISKVTDVGSTTVAEPDWLDRAKQS, encoded by the coding sequence ATGAACCGTTCAGTATTCGCAACGGTCCTCATGGGGCTGGTGGTAGTTCTTGCAGGATGTTCTGGGGGCGTCACAGACAACACAACGACGACGGCAGGAGCCGGAAACGATGTCACCACGACGACACAGACGACCGCGCTCGGGGAACCGTACACGGCGTCGGGTGACGAACTCGATGCGACGACGCTGGCTGCAGCGCACGAAGCGGCGCTCAAAAACGCGGGCAGTTTCACGAATCAGCTGAACATCTCGGTTGATACGACCAACGGGACGCTCGACCTCAACGCGACGACGCGGGCGAATCTGAACGACGGGACGGCCAGCCAGACGAACCTGCTCGCGTTCGAGGAGTTCCGCTTTGAGTCGACGGTGTACACCGCAGGGTCGTCCTCCTACGAGCGCACGTACTTCCAGTCGAACGACTCTGAGTACACCGAGTACCGCCAAGGAAGCGAGCCGTACAGTAACATAGAGGAGGCAGAGCCGGTCGACGTGAACGACGCGATGCAGATTGACATCGTCACCGACACGGTCGACGGCGCAGACTGGACGCAGGTCGGTGTCGAACAGTTCGACGGCGTCTCCGTGACGCGATACGAGGCAAAGGGAGTAGAGAGCTTCAAAGACCTCCGTGAGGACATCGACCCGGCGAGCAACCAGACGATTACGAACGCAGAAGCCGTGTTACTCGTCGATGAGAACGGCATTGCTCGCTTCATCGAGATTCGCTTCGAGGTCGAAGACGACGATGTTTCGGGGACGATTTACCTCATTTCGAAGGTGACCGACGTTGGCTCCACGACGGTCGCAGAACCCGATTGGCTCGACCGCGCGAAACAGAGCTGA
- the cutA gene encoding divalent-cation tolerance protein CutA — protein sequence MPTVYITAPPEAADSIAHALVEDRLAACVNLVPCRSVYRWEGTVHEDDEVALLAKTTAEQYDALVNRVVELHPYDVPCIERFDETSILDVYAEWRDDAIDSTK from the coding sequence ATGCCTACCGTCTACATCACCGCACCGCCGGAGGCGGCCGACTCCATCGCGCACGCACTGGTCGAAGACCGGCTCGCAGCCTGCGTGAATCTCGTGCCGTGTCGGTCGGTGTACCGTTGGGAGGGCACTGTCCACGAGGACGACGAAGTTGCACTGCTCGCAAAAACCACTGCAGAGCAGTACGATGCGCTCGTCAACCGTGTTGTAGAGCTTCACCCCTACGACGTGCCGTGTATCGAGCGGTTTGACGAAACTTCGATTCTCGATGTATACGCCGAGTGGCGTGACGACGCCATCGATTCGACAAAATAG
- a CDS encoding EthD domain-containing protein encodes MYKHVALLVRKEGMTHEEFVDYWQTNHVPIAREIEGVVKYATVLPVTPEAAEFDGLAELYFEDLDALHDALGSEGSRDYNPAMGKAKEARQDVDSFLDIQRRPRFIGEVIVQRDDVGGDTDGLYKHSAFLVRKDGMSHEAFVDHWQNNHTPIAREIEGVVKYDTILPTDPENAEFDGVAELYFEDLDALHDALGSEGSRDYDPAKGKAKEAREDVNNFLSIGDRPRFIGTETVQKDETGH; translated from the coding sequence ATGTACAAGCACGTCGCGCTTTTGGTCAGAAAGGAGGGCATGACCCACGAGGAGTTCGTTGACTACTGGCAGACGAATCACGTCCCGATTGCTCGCGAAATTGAGGGCGTCGTGAAGTACGCGACGGTGCTCCCGGTCACGCCAGAAGCGGCCGAGTTCGACGGCCTCGCGGAACTCTACTTCGAGGACTTGGATGCGCTGCACGACGCGCTCGGGAGCGAAGGCTCGCGCGACTACAACCCCGCAATGGGCAAGGCGAAAGAAGCCCGTCAAGATGTGGATAGCTTCCTCGACATCCAGCGCCGCCCGCGATTCATCGGCGAAGTCATCGTCCAACGAGATGACGTGGGCGGCGACACCGACGGCCTCTACAAGCACTCTGCATTCCTCGTTCGCAAGGATGGGATGAGCCACGAGGCGTTCGTCGACCACTGGCAGAACAACCACACGCCAATCGCCCGTGAAATCGAAGGCGTCGTCAAGTACGACACCATCCTGCCGACCGACCCCGAGAACGCCGAGTTCGACGGCGTGGCCGAGCTCTACTTCGAGGACTTAGACGCGCTCCACGACGCGCTCGGGAGCGAAGGGTCGCGCGACTACGACCCAGCAAAGGGCAAGGCAAAAGAAGCCCGCGAGGACGTGAACAACTTCCTCTCGATTGGCGACCGACCGCGCTTCATCGGCACAGAAACAGTACAGAAAGACGAGACGGGGCACTGA
- a CDS encoding LUD domain-containing protein, with protein sequence MSTDTVRSFESALDDKADDVVRTSPDTFSTDLAALLDPPIVGTELRGSLSYGDASVTVTPTPTEILAANTGVSQAGLAVAEYGTVTLRTTSEADEFISLYPSRHVIVVEEDDITPGMADAFTQLGTEFEAGTRTQILATGPSATADMGSLVRGVHGPESIHVLIVEEQ encoded by the coding sequence ATGAGTACCGATACCGTCCGCAGCTTCGAGTCCGCACTCGACGATAAAGCGGACGACGTCGTGCGAACGTCTCCGGACACGTTTTCGACCGATCTCGCCGCCCTCCTCGACCCGCCGATCGTCGGCACCGAGCTCCGCGGGTCGCTCTCCTACGGCGATGCCTCAGTCACCGTGACTCCGACACCCACAGAGATACTTGCGGCGAACACTGGTGTCTCACAGGCTGGACTCGCCGTGGCCGAGTACGGAACCGTCACCCTCCGGACGACGAGTGAGGCAGACGAGTTCATCTCACTCTACCCGTCCCGTCACGTCATCGTCGTTGAGGAGGACGACATCACGCCGGGGATGGCAGACGCGTTCACCCAACTTGGTACTGAGTTCGAGGCGGGCACGCGCACCCAAATTCTCGCCACCGGCCCGAGTGCGACCGCCGACATGGGGTCGCTCGTTCGCGGCGTCCACGGCCCGGAGAGCATTCACGTGCTCATTGTGGAGGAACAATGA
- a CDS encoding HEWD family protein translates to MPETIVPPRERTCTQCGRADVWDDTVGSWRIATIDGEKRIGKPHCIHEWDINGTYNPFEA, encoded by the coding sequence ATGCCTGAAACGATTGTCCCACCCCGAGAGCGCACCTGTACCCAGTGTGGGCGCGCTGACGTTTGGGACGACACGGTCGGAAGCTGGCGAATCGCAACGATAGACGGCGAAAAGCGCATCGGCAAGCCCCACTGCATCCACGAGTGGGATATAAACGGCACGTACAATCCGTTCGAAGCCTGA
- a CDS encoding cupin domain-containing protein, translating into MHAKVNLDEIDVRDVGEDSPRLKAVGYELRPKKMRPNVWVFEPGQRLNRHRQKTQEELYHILSGTFEMRYENSTEELKAGDMVLVSPDEIRQLVCVTSGEAFIVGAPNAKDDGVVLNVD; encoded by the coding sequence ATGCACGCGAAGGTGAATCTGGACGAAATCGACGTGCGAGACGTTGGCGAGGACTCCCCGCGCCTGAAAGCTGTTGGCTACGAACTCAGGCCAAAGAAGATGCGTCCCAACGTCTGGGTGTTCGAACCCGGTCAGCGGCTGAACCGTCACCGACAGAAAACGCAAGAAGAACTCTACCACATCCTCAGCGGCACGTTCGAGATGCGTTACGAAAACTCGACTGAGGAGTTGAAAGCGGGTGACATGGTCCTCGTCTCGCCCGACGAAATCCGCCAACTCGTCTGCGTGACGTCGGGCGAGGCGTTCATCGTCGGCGCGCCGAACGCCAAAGACGACGGCGTGGTGTTGAACGTAGACTAG
- a CDS encoding pyridoxal phosphate-dependent aminotransferase: MFPVISYLDWIAGRPEAATYDLGSSDLRTDTPSYTRVTPSVLSGLENPSEEVSLESQIAAAYGVSPKNVLITAGATHANFLAVAATVGDENTAEEDPDHRILVEKPGYEPLVVTPEALNSQTDRFLRVEENDWQLDAERVNSALTDETALVMVTNRHNPTGVLTSRNDLAALADDCAKVGARLLVDEVYGAFVEAPVGDLAFGGVTAAGLDNIVVTGSLTKFLGLGELRIGWLIADAAFVNRANHILQYVPSISGPSVALARRAFHNAGQLRDRAQAHLTENHTQLSAFVEDRDDLTGTIRPGCTFGLLFHEELDGDALSEAAWNEDILIVPGRFFGVPEGFRIAASRSPADVEAALAAFGDFLDSL; this comes from the coding sequence ATGTTCCCTGTCATTTCGTATCTCGACTGGATTGCGGGGCGACCAGAGGCAGCCACATACGACCTCGGGTCGAGCGACCTTCGCACGGACACGCCCTCCTATACGCGCGTGACGCCATCGGTTCTCTCTGGGCTCGAAAACCCTTCCGAGGAGGTTTCCCTCGAATCACAGATTGCCGCCGCCTATGGTGTCTCTCCGAAAAACGTGCTCATCACCGCCGGTGCGACGCATGCGAACTTTCTCGCTGTCGCGGCGACGGTTGGAGACGAAAATACAGCGGAAGAGGATCCAGACCACCGAATCCTCGTCGAAAAACCGGGCTACGAACCGCTCGTCGTGACACCAGAGGCGCTCAACAGCCAAACCGACCGCTTTCTCAGGGTGGAAGAAAACGACTGGCAACTCGATGCTGAACGGGTCAACAGTGCACTCACCGACGAAACAGCGCTCGTCATGGTCACTAATCGCCACAACCCCACGGGCGTCTTGACCTCCCGCAACGACCTCGCAGCCCTCGCAGACGACTGTGCCAAAGTGGGTGCGCGCTTGCTCGTCGATGAAGTGTACGGTGCATTCGTCGAAGCGCCAGTGGGAGACCTCGCCTTTGGCGGCGTCACGGCGGCCGGACTCGACAACATCGTCGTCACGGGGTCGCTCACGAAGTTCCTCGGCCTTGGCGAACTCCGCATTGGCTGGCTCATCGCGGATGCGGCGTTTGTGAACCGGGCGAACCACATCTTGCAGTACGTGCCGTCGATTTCCGGCCCGAGCGTCGCCCTCGCCCGCCGCGCCTTTCACAACGCAGGCCAGCTCAGAGACCGTGCCCAAGCACATCTCACTGAGAATCACACCCAGCTCAGCGCGTTCGTCGAAGACCGCGACGACCTCACAGGAACCATTCGCCCCGGCTGTACGTTTGGCCTGCTGTTTCACGAGGAACTCGATGGCGACGCACTCTCTGAAGCCGCGTGGAATGAAGACATTCTCATCGTCCCCGGTAGGTTCTTTGGGGTTCCGGAAGGGTTCCGAATCGCTGCCTCGCGCTCGCCAGCCGACGTGGAAGCCGCACTCGCGGCGTTCGGTGACTTTCTCGACTCGCTGTAA
- a CDS encoding NAD-dependent epimerase/dehydratase family protein yields MAETVLVTGGTGFIGAYVAQDLVHAGHDVVAYDLSTDKTRLDKLGVADDVRVIRGDVTDPTAVVRAVKESGATRIIHLAALLTTAAEANPRAAMDVNIQGTNNVFEAARTLSDQVERVAWASSAAAFAPPSNYGEWVTEDDLVYPDTLYGATKVYNEHQAKVYLEEFGVSHVALRPTVAYGPYRETGGSAFLAQMIERPALGKSFAVEFGDQIIDWQYVRDIAQAFRLAAFAPDEDLTQRVYNVRGELATIREAAEVVKKVIPEADLSVSDEGELPWTQVLDMTKAQQDLGYVPEYDLETGIREYVKVLREEAGLEPL; encoded by the coding sequence ATGGCAGAAACGGTACTCGTCACCGGCGGCACTGGCTTCATCGGCGCATACGTGGCCCAAGACCTCGTCCACGCGGGCCACGACGTGGTCGCGTACGACCTCTCAACCGACAAAACCCGCCTCGACAAACTCGGCGTCGCAGACGATGTGAGGGTGATCCGCGGCGACGTGACCGACCCAACCGCCGTCGTCCGCGCGGTCAAAGAGTCGGGCGCGACGCGCATCATCCATCTCGCTGCCCTCCTCACGACCGCTGCAGAAGCGAACCCGCGCGCCGCGATGGACGTGAACATCCAAGGGACGAACAACGTCTTCGAGGCGGCGCGCACGCTCTCTGACCAAGTAGAGCGCGTCGCGTGGGCTTCAAGCGCCGCCGCCTTCGCTCCGCCGAGCAACTACGGCGAGTGGGTGACCGAGGACGATCTCGTGTATCCTGACACGCTCTACGGCGCGACGAAGGTGTACAATGAACATCAGGCGAAAGTGTATCTCGAAGAGTTCGGCGTCTCGCACGTCGCGCTTCGCCCGACGGTGGCCTACGGCCCCTACCGCGAAACCGGCGGCTCAGCCTTCCTCGCGCAGATGATAGAACGCCCCGCTCTTGGCAAGTCCTTCGCCGTTGAGTTCGGCGACCAAATCATCGACTGGCAGTACGTCCGCGACATCGCCCAAGCGTTCCGACTTGCCGCCTTCGCACCCGACGAAGACCTGACCCAGCGCGTGTACAACGTTCGGGGCGAACTCGCCACGATTCGAGAGGCCGCAGAGGTCGTGAAGAAGGTGATTCCCGAGGCAGACCTCTCTGTCTCTGACGAAGGCGAACTGCCGTGGACGCAGGTGCTCGACATGACCAAAGCCCAGCAAGACCTCGGCTACGTCCCCGAGTACGACCTCGAAACGGGGATTCGTGAGTACGTGAAAGTGCTCCGCGAGGAAGCAGGGCTGGAACCGCTCTAG
- a CDS encoding cation-translocating P-type ATPase has product MVSHDSTVEEVFGAVDSSREGLASDEAARRLASHGENDLIDTEGRRPLSILTAQFSSPLIGVLVVAALLSAAVGNTIDALLIGIIVAANGAFGFAQDYRAEQSLLALRELATPTATVRRDGREYKIPATEVVPGDVLVLTHGDAVMADARLSAAQTLECDEAPLTGESLPVEKSVETLPSDTPLAERTNMVYRGTTVTRGRGEAVVVATGMDTEMGEIAGALASATAPLTPLQRDLAALGKSLGIGILLVSALLAPILVVVAGTDAVQAVLAAVSLAVAAIPEGLPAVVTLTLALGVRRMAAEHALVRALPAVEALGTVDVICTDKTGTVTEGEMVVNQVWVPDTVYSLDDEPPADDRLRHLFEIGVVCNDATDDVGDPTEQALLGSARWYGLDPDAVRAAHPRIAERPFSAETQQMMTVHDDVAYVKGAPRPVLDHCSHVHTEAGVVPLTDEMRGRIREQTDAFATAALRVLGFAYSTSDEPDDSLVFVGLQGLLDPPRPEVVAAIADCRRAGIDVKLITGDNRVTATVIAEQIGLQGDSLDGTELDAMDDDELTARLSETTVFARATPAHKVRILTALQAQGHVVAMTGDGVNDAPALKRADVGVAMGVRGTDVAAQSSDIVLLDDNFATIRTAIRNGRAVFDNIWKFVAYLLSANFAEVLLVFVASLAGYLILPAVQLLWINLLTDGLPALALGVDSSGEDVMDRQPRERASGILDRELLGFVGGAGVAAALVMLGLMVVVLDGAPTVTPYALTMVFTGFVLLEFVKLFVVRWLRHTPVINWWLFLAVACSLVLQLAVVYTPLRGYFGTVSLSLGDWGLLGVVGVTGGFLFILIALAVRRVVAHS; this is encoded by the coding sequence GTGGTGAGCCACGACTCGACGGTCGAGGAGGTGTTCGGTGCCGTCGATAGTAGCAGAGAGGGATTGGCGAGCGACGAGGCTGCCCGCCGTCTCGCCTCTCACGGCGAAAACGACCTCATCGACACCGAGGGCAGGCGGCCACTTTCGATTCTCACAGCCCAGTTTTCGAGCCCGCTCATCGGCGTGCTCGTCGTCGCGGCCCTCCTCTCTGCGGCGGTTGGAAACACTATCGACGCCCTCCTCATCGGCATCATCGTCGCCGCGAACGGCGCGTTCGGGTTCGCACAGGACTACCGTGCAGAACAGAGCCTGCTCGCCCTGCGAGAACTCGCAACGCCGACCGCTACCGTCCGCAGAGACGGCCGCGAGTACAAAATCCCGGCGACAGAAGTCGTTCCCGGCGACGTGCTCGTTCTCACGCATGGTGATGCAGTGATGGCGGACGCGCGGCTCTCTGCCGCCCAGACGCTCGAATGCGACGAAGCGCCGCTGACCGGCGAGAGCCTCCCCGTCGAGAAGTCAGTCGAGACGCTCCCGAGCGACACGCCGCTCGCAGAACGGACGAACATGGTGTACCGAGGAACGACCGTCACCCGTGGACGCGGTGAAGCCGTCGTCGTGGCGACCGGAATGGACACCGAGATGGGCGAAATTGCTGGGGCGCTCGCTTCTGCCACCGCGCCACTGACGCCGCTCCAACGCGACCTCGCGGCGCTCGGGAAGTCCCTTGGTATCGGCATTCTCCTCGTCTCTGCGCTGCTCGCCCCAATCCTCGTCGTGGTCGCCGGAACCGACGCCGTGCAAGCCGTGCTCGCGGCCGTCTCGCTCGCGGTGGCCGCTATCCCCGAGGGGCTTCCCGCGGTGGTGACGCTCACACTCGCCCTCGGCGTTCGGCGGATGGCCGCAGAACACGCTCTCGTCAGAGCACTCCCGGCGGTCGAAGCGCTCGGGACGGTCGATGTCATCTGCACGGACAAGACGGGAACCGTCACCGAAGGCGAGATGGTCGTGAATCAGGTCTGGGTGCCAGACACCGTCTATTCGCTCGACGACGAGCCACCTGCGGACGACAGACTTCGTCATCTGTTCGAAATCGGCGTCGTCTGCAACGACGCCACCGACGACGTGGGCGACCCAACCGAACAGGCGTTGCTCGGCTCTGCGCGCTGGTACGGCCTCGACCCGGACGCCGTCAGAGCCGCCCACCCACGGATTGCAGAACGCCCGTTTTCTGCTGAAACCCAGCAGATGATGACCGTCCACGACGACGTGGCTTACGTCAAAGGCGCACCGCGTCCGGTGCTCGACCACTGTTCGCACGTCCACACCGAGGCGGGTGTCGTCCCGCTCACAGACGAGATGCGTGGGCGAATCCGCGAGCAGACGGACGCCTTCGCCACGGCGGCGCTCCGCGTCCTCGGCTTCGCCTACAGCACCAGCGACGAGCCGGACGACTCGCTCGTGTTCGTCGGATTACAGGGCTTGCTCGACCCACCCCGACCCGAAGTCGTCGCCGCAATCGCTGACTGTCGCCGCGCCGGTATCGACGTGAAACTCATCACGGGTGACAACCGCGTCACGGCAACCGTCATCGCCGAACAGATTGGCCTTCAGGGAGACTCCCTCGACGGCACGGAACTCGATGCGATGGACGACGACGAACTCACCGCACGCCTGTCTGAAACCACCGTGTTCGCCCGGGCGACGCCCGCCCACAAGGTGCGGATTTTAACCGCGTTACAAGCACAGGGGCACGTCGTGGCGATGACCGGCGATGGCGTGAACGACGCACCCGCCTTAAAGCGCGCAGACGTGGGCGTGGCGATGGGCGTTCGAGGGACGGACGTGGCCGCTCAAAGCAGCGATATCGTGCTTCTCGACGACAACTTCGCCACGATACGCACGGCAATCAGAAACGGCCGGGCCGTGTTCGACAACATCTGGAAGTTCGTCGCCTACCTGCTCTCTGCGAACTTCGCGGAGGTACTGTTGGTGTTCGTCGCCTCGCTCGCGGGGTATCTCATCCTCCCGGCGGTGCAATTGCTCTGGATAAATCTGCTCACCGACGGCCTGCCAGCCCTCGCCCTCGGCGTCGATAGTTCGGGCGAGGATGTGATGGACAGACAGCCCCGAGAGCGGGCGAGTGGCATTCTCGACCGCGAACTGCTCGGCTTCGTCGGCGGGGCTGGCGTGGCGGCCGCCCTCGTCATGCTCGGACTGATGGTGGTCGTCCTCGACGGCGCGCCGACGGTGACGCCCTACGCGCTCACGATGGTGTTCACGGGGTTTGTCCTGCTCGAATTCGTGAAACTGTTCGTCGTGCGCTGGCTCCGTCACACGCCGGTCATCAACTGGTGGCTGTTTCTCGCCGTCGCATGTTCGTTGGTGCTCCAACTTGCTGTCGTCTACACGCCACTTCGCGGCTATTTCGGCACGGTTTCGCTCAGTCTCGGTGACTGGGGGCTCCTCGGAGTTGTTGGCGTGACCGGCGGTTTCCTCTTCATCCTCATCGCACTCGCCGTCCGCCGGGTCGTCGCTCACTCGTGA
- a CDS encoding thiamine pyrophosphate-binding protein, translating to MNTATHLSETLVELDVEFVFGYPGGRVIELFSDLGDTPIQVIRPRDEREASVMAEMYGRLTRKPGVLAGQGPWIGSLGAIGQMEARLGSSPMVVLTEASERGEYSTLAPYQQARGDYGGLSLPDILGAITKEHWFPRTPVETLRSVHLAFKHATSGRPGPTAVILDGGAISKDVPENPVPPLWDANAQTKTWKSRPTDADLDQAVTALEAAERPVIVAGNGIHAANAYDELVTVADQFDCAVATSYLGKSTIAETHPRAAGVIGSFGHEGANQVVSEADVLLVVGSRLNPMDSNWQAPEFIRPDEQTIIHADADTRNAGWVYPADVGLIGDAKETLAALATRGEATSGWAKDRVAEAQQDFTAPECEANSSPVKPQRAVKEIERVVDEDTIVTADSGNNRFWLLNYLQTPAPRTYFGSGGVGGMGWAGPAAVSAALATDKDVIAVAGDGGFAMTMTSIETAVEYGVAPTYVVLNDTSLGMVREMDADMPGVEFQNTDFVAVADALGGNGIRAESPDELRAGLQTGNAADTPTVIDVRIDRSERMADTLQSSFYASVGGLHE from the coding sequence ATGAACACCGCAACCCACCTCTCAGAAACCCTCGTAGAACTGGACGTTGAGTTCGTCTTTGGCTACCCCGGTGGCCGCGTCATCGAACTGTTCTCCGACCTCGGTGACACGCCGATTCAGGTCATCCGCCCGCGCGACGAGCGCGAAGCGAGCGTGATGGCCGAGATGTACGGTCGGCTCACCCGCAAGCCGGGCGTCCTCGCCGGACAGGGGCCGTGGATTGGTAGCCTCGGCGCAATCGGACAGATGGAAGCCCGACTCGGCTCCTCACCGATGGTCGTCCTCACCGAAGCCTCAGAGCGTGGCGAGTATTCGACGCTCGCGCCTTACCAACAGGCACGCGGCGATTACGGCGGGCTCTCGCTGCCCGACATCCTCGGGGCGATAACGAAAGAACACTGGTTCCCTCGCACGCCAGTCGAAACCCTCCGGAGCGTCCACCTCGCGTTCAAACACGCGACGAGTGGACGACCCGGCCCGACGGCCGTCATCCTCGATGGTGGCGCAATCTCGAAGGACGTACCCGAAAATCCGGTACCGCCGCTCTGGGACGCCAACGCACAGACGAAAACGTGGAAGTCCCGGCCAACGGACGCAGACCTCGACCAAGCGGTGACGGCGCTCGAAGCCGCCGAACGCCCGGTCATCGTCGCCGGAAACGGCATCCACGCCGCGAACGCCTACGACGAACTCGTCACGGTTGCAGACCAGTTCGATTGCGCCGTGGCCACTTCGTATCTCGGGAAATCAACCATCGCAGAAACCCACCCCCGTGCCGCCGGCGTCATCGGCTCGTTCGGCCACGAAGGCGCGAACCAAGTCGTGAGCGAGGCGGACGTGCTGCTCGTGGTTGGCTCACGACTCAATCCTATGGACTCGAACTGGCAGGCCCCGGAGTTCATTCGCCCCGATGAACAAACCATCATCCACGCGGACGCAGACACGCGAAACGCCGGGTGGGTGTACCCCGCGGATGTGGGCCTCATCGGCGACGCAAAGGAGACGCTTGCCGCGCTCGCTACCCGTGGCGAGGCGACTTCCGGGTGGGCGAAAGACCGAGTCGCTGAGGCACAACAGGACTTCACCGCACCGGAATGCGAAGCCAACAGTTCGCCCGTCAAACCACAGCGTGCCGTCAAGGAAATTGAGCGCGTCGTTGACGAGGACACGATTGTCACCGCAGACTCCGGGAACAATCGCTTCTGGCTGTTGAACTACCTTCAGACACCTGCGCCGCGAACCTACTTCGGGAGCGGTGGCGTCGGTGGGATGGGCTGGGCAGGTCCCGCCGCCGTGAGCGCGGCGCTTGCGACCGACAAAGACGTGATTGCAGTGGCCGGAGACGGCGGCTTTGCGATGACGATGACCTCCATCGAGACGGCCGTCGAGTACGGTGTTGCACCCACGTACGTCGTGCTCAACGACACGAGCCTCGGCATGGTCCGCGAGATGGACGCCGACATGCCGGGCGTGGAGTTCCAGAACACGGACTTTGTCGCCGTGGCCGACGCGCTCGGCGGGAATGGCATTCGCGCAGAGTCACCCGACGAACTCCGCGCCGGGTTACAAACGGGCAACGCCGCGGACACGCCGACGGTCATCGACGTGCGTATCGACCGGTCAGAGCGGATGGCAGACACCCTGCAGTCGTCGTTCTACGCCTCGGTCGGTGGGCTTCACGAGTGA
- a CDS encoding HD domain-containing protein encodes MDRAAQVREAFPELADIRDDDLREKVVEAWARGLERGGWRDIADIPYAWNIHDVTNVEHTRGVVKIAVASAEIQRDFHGADPDFDVIRAACLLHDVGKCYEYVTHVDDHLTDPDPTYVTEDIPHSMSGYALAHEVGVPLAVQRAIPHFIGEIPRRTMEAELVKSANSASSNAITQAAMGISLKEWVKRYSQTQE; translated from the coding sequence ATGGACCGCGCAGCACAGGTCAGAGAGGCGTTTCCCGAACTCGCCGACATCCGCGACGACGACCTCCGCGAAAAGGTGGTCGAAGCGTGGGCGCGCGGCCTCGAACGCGGCGGGTGGCGCGACATCGCGGACATCCCGTACGCGTGGAACATCCACGATGTGACCAACGTCGAACACACCCGCGGCGTCGTGAAAATCGCCGTGGCGAGCGCGGAAATCCAGCGCGACTTCCACGGCGCAGACCCCGACTTCGACGTGATTCGCGCCGCCTGCCTGCTCCACGACGTGGGCAAGTGCTACGAGTACGTTACGCACGTGGACGACCATTTGACGGACCCCGACCCGACCTACGTCACCGAGGACATTCCCCATTCGATGTCGGGCTACGCGCTCGCCCACGAGGTCGGCGTTCCGCTCGCCGTCCAGCGCGCCATCCCACACTTCATCGGCGAGATTCCCCGCCGGACGATGGAAGCCGAACTCGTCAAAAGCGCGAACTCGGCGTCCTCGAACGCTATCACGCAGGCAGCGATGGGGATTAGTCTGAAAGAGTGGGTCAAACGGTATTCACAGACCCAAGAGTAG